In a single window of the Branchiostoma floridae strain S238N-H82 chromosome 2, Bfl_VNyyK, whole genome shotgun sequence genome:
- the LOC118408615 gene encoding LOW QUALITY PROTEIN: uncharacterized protein LOC118408615 (The sequence of the model RefSeq protein was modified relative to this genomic sequence to represent the inferred CDS: inserted 1 base in 1 codon; added 60 bases not found in genome assembly), whose protein sequence is MACDNRGSMKKLFDTNNIISQMENYFDFLSANVQTDQGRWTAPYLDAWGLGLMVTFTVPAISKITNKGARLCSDVLITSQIEEIWRVXDFGGLGDVKWTYFGCRSGVFRTYPGHRSRRTYDPTGRPWYHRAITNPQKITISNAYLDAAGVGKVVTLSRAIFEGMPIPDQDECENATAMGKKLPGGCHCERNGECLSDYCYISEAPGTNQNLPRCASDKVQAVGGLDILYNDFHEHIYGMMQSSDFKKSCGQNYTCPNGEPGCQTRCYLFDNFANLVTDQDFLSLSNLDEREYHRVSLGRKEGEVMMELIYKHKFFERKEQIDFQGACSVSPYSPKVTLEGIPTTPRSQDDYFRNKGPIPKFSNEFGCIQDVVGFLANVSALGPTKMIMGNISGPCTSGFYYVIALPRTNLFLLVIENWTNHKESLFYNFNCRIQNRIADSGAFRIINGTCAHTDDQNTLARPRKCPIVKDINIPCSYNIGTSAQHSLIVMMVFATFTWIHTFILGT, encoded by the exons CAGATGGAAAACTACTTTGATTTCTTGTCCGCTAACGTACAGACTGATCAGGGTCGCTGGACCGCCCCGTATCTAGACGCCTGGGGCCTCGGACTTATGGTGACATTCACTGTACCTGCCATCAGTAAAATAACTAATAA AGGTGCTCGCCTGTGCT CGGACGTATTGATAACGTCCCAGATAGAGGAGATTTGGAGGG GAGACTTCGGAGGTCTGGGTGACGTGAAATGGACGTATTTTGGGTGTCGCAGCGGCGTGTTCCGTACTTACCCTGGACATAGATCAAGAAGGACGTACGATCCTACGGG GCGCCCATGGTACCATCGCGCGATCACAAACCCACAGAAGATCACCATCTCCAACGCCTATCTGGATGCTGCTGGGGTCGGCAAGGTTGTCACCCTGTCACGAGCCATCTTTGAAGGGATGCCCATCCCCGACCAGGATGAATGTGAGAACGCCACAGCGATGGGCAAAAAGTTACCTGGAGGGTGTCACTGTGAGAGAAACGGAGAATGTCTATCAG ATTACTGCTACATTAGTGAAGCACCGGGAACCAACCAAAACCTTCCCAGATGCGCATCAGACAAGGTTCAGGCTGTGGGAGGTCTGGACATCTTGTACAACGACTTCCACGAACACATCTACGGCATGATGCAGTCCAGTGACTTTAAGAAGTCCTGCGGACAAAATTACACTTGCCCAAATGGAGAGCCAGGCTGTCAAACAAG ATGCTATTTGTTTGACAACTTCGCCAATTTGGTAACCGACCAGGACTTCCTGTCGCTTAGCAACTTGGATGAAAGAGAATACCACAGGGTGTCGCTTGGCAGGAAGGAAGGGGAGGTCATGATGGAGTTGATATACAAGCACAAATTCTTCGAGAGGAAAGAGCAAATCGATTTTCAGGGAGCATGCAGCGTCTCACCATATTCCCCCAAG GTAACACTGGAGGGCATCCCCACGACACCACGAAGCCAAGATGACTATTTCAGAAACAAGGGTCCCATACCAAAGTTCTCCAACGAGTTTGGGTGCATACAGGATGTGGTTGGGTTCCTAGCTAATGTGTCTGCATTAG GTCCTACAAAAATGATCATGGGAAACATATCAGGTCCGTGTACGTCAGGTTTCTACTATGTCATCGCTTTGCCGAGGACAAACCTGTTTCTACTTGTTATTGAAAACTGGACCAACCACAAGGAGAGCCTGTTCTACAACTTCAACTGCCGCATTCAGAACAG GATTGCGGACTCTGGAGCCTTCAGAATCATCAACGGCACATGTGCTCACACAGACGACCAGAACACACTGGCCCGGCCCAGGAAGTGTCCTATTGTCAAGGATATCAACATACCCTGCTCATATAACATAGGGACTTCAGCACAGCATTCACTTATTGTGATGATGGTGTTCGCAACTTTCACTTGGATTCATACCTTCATACTTGGTACTTAA